The Bacteroidia bacterium DNA segment GACTTCTTCCTTTGGTACAGGAGGAGCGACAGATATGTAAGTAATTTTGGATTCTTTGGATTTTTTTTGTGCATACACTGGAGTGTAGTATAGTGTAGCACTCAAGACTAAAAATAAGGTAGCTGTCAAATAGTGTTTCATACAAGTTCAAAATTAGAAAAAAATTATCAAAGGCAATCGCATCAACAGTAATCAGGTCAGGACACAATAAGCTAAGTATTTAAAATTTTATGCAATAATCTTTGTACGATTAGTCCTTGCACTGTATCGTTCGTGCCCACTCCTTTAGCGCTTAGTTCTGCTTCAAAAATTGCTTCCAAAATTTGACCCAACTTATCTTTGCCGTAATGCTTAGCTGCGGCAACATAATCCTTAGCAGCAAAAGTAGGTAAGCCTAAAATTTCAGCGGCTTTTTTCTCATCGTAAACTTGGTGCGCATGTAATCGCCAAACTTTGTCAAAAAAGTAAAATACGTTAGATACAATTACTACCGTAGGAAAATCTTTTTCATTGCGAACAAAATACTGTAAAATAGTATATGCTTTTTGTCTATTCTTTTGTGCAATAGCGGAAAGAAACTCAAATAAGTTAAACTCTCTATCAATACCCATGTACTCACTTATTTCTTTTTCCGTAATTTCACTAAATTCTGTACAGTTTAGGGCTAATTTATCTAGTTCTTTATCTATGGCAGTCAAGTCATTTCCCATTTGAATGGCTATCATCTGTGTAGCTTTTGCGGAGAGGTTGAGCCCTTTGGTTTTAGCATGTTCTACAATCCACTGTGGAACTTGGTATTCATATAGGCGTTTAGACTCAAAACAAACTCCTTTTTGGCGAATAGATTTAGCGTATTTTTTAGTTTCAAACTTCTCTATTCTTTCTTTATAGCAAAAACAAAGAACAGTGCTGTTTTGTGGATTTTCAAAATAAGGTATTAGTTTATCTAACTCTTTTTGCATTTTTTGGGCTTCTCTTATTACAACTAACTGGTAGTTTGACATCATAGGATATCGTTTGGCAATAGCTGCCAGCTTATCCGCAGTTAGTTCGTTTCCATATAAGATGGAAAGGTTAAAATCTCTTTCATGAGGTTGTAAAACATGAGTTAAAAGTAAGTTTTCTATTTGGTCAATAAAAAAGCTTTCCTCTCCATACAAAAAGTAAATCGGATAAAACTTTTTCTCTTTAATTTGTGTAACAAGTGTTTGCAAAGTAATCTCACTTGTTGTTTTTGCTTTTGCCATTACTCTTTATGTTCTAATGCATATTGTTTCAACAGAGAAGATATTTTGTAACGGTCATCGCATAAATCATTGTAAACTGCTTGTAA contains these protein-coding regions:
- the holA gene encoding DNA polymerase III subunit delta, coding for MAKAKTTSEITLQTLVTQIKEKKFYPIYFLYGEESFFIDQIENLLLTHVLQPHERDFNLSILYGNELTADKLAAIAKRYPMMSNYQLVVIREAQKMQKELDKLIPYFENPQNSTVLCFCYKERIEKFETKKYAKSIRQKGVCFESKRLYEYQVPQWIVEHAKTKGLNLSAKATQMIAIQMGNDLTAIDKELDKLALNCTEFSEITEKEISEYMGIDREFNLFEFLSAIAQKNRQKAYTILQYFVRNEKDFPTVVIVSNVFYFFDKVWRLHAHQVYDEKKAAEILGLPTFAAKDYVAAAKHYGKDKLGQILEAIFEAELSAKGVGTNDTVQGLIVQRLLHKILNT